From Pararhizobium sp. A13:
CTGTAGACTGCCCAGTTTTCGACCTCGTCGCGCTTCCGCATTGCGCTTGCCCCCAAGCTAAATCATTTAGCGTTGCCGTCCAGCTCTCAATCCGGCCTGAACGCAGGCACATGAGGCGAATCATCCGAGCACGTGAACAGAATGCGACATTTCCGGTAATTCGAAAGCACAACTTTTGAGCGGTCATTAATTGGGGTGAGACGTCGCTTCAGGCGTTGCGCAGCCTGCCTTCCAGGAGGTCGAGCACGGCGCGGCCCGCCTCCATGACGTTGGTTCCCGGGCCGAAGACTGCGGCAACGCCGTGATCCATCAGGAACTGGTAATCCTGGCGCGGCACGACGCCGCCGCAGACCACGATGACATCGCCGCGGCCCTTGGTTCTCAGCGTTTCTACCAGTTGCGGAAGCAACGTTTTGTGGCCGGCGGCGAGCGACGAAACGCCGACGACGTGGACGTTTGCCGCAAGCGCCATGTCCGCGGCTTCCTCCGGCGTCTGGAACAGCGGGCCGGCGAGCACGTCGAAGCCGATATCGCCGAAGGCCGACGCGATGATCTTGGCGCCACGGTCATGGCCATCCTGGCCGAGCTTGGCGACCATGATCTTCGGCTTGCGCCCGATTGACTGGGAGACGGCGGAAAGCCGGGCCGCAAGCGTCGCCAGTTCCGGCTCGTCCTTGTAGGCATCACCGTAAATGTCGCTGACCACCTCCGGCACGGCGGAATGATCGCCGAAGACGGCCCGCATCGCGTCAGAGATTTCCCCGACGGTAGCGCGCGCGCGGGCAGCAGTCACGGCAGCCTCGAGGATATTGCCCTCGCCGCTGCGGGCGACGTCTGTCAGGGTCTTGAGCGCTGCCGTGACCTGCGCCGTATCGCGGCGACGCTTCGTTTCCTCGATGCGCTTCATCTGGGCGGCGCGCACGGCGGCATTGTCGATATCGAGGATGTCGTGATCATCCTCGGTTTCCAGCCGGTATTTGTTGACGCCGACGATAACCTCCTCGCCCTTGTCGACCGCGGCCTGGCGACGGGTCGCAGCCTGCTCGATCAGCCGCTTTGGCAGGCCGCCAGCCACCGCCTTGGTCATGCCGCCGAGCGCCTCGACCTCTTCCATCAGCGCCCACGCCTTTTCCGCCAGTTCCGCCGTCAGGCTTTCGACATAGTAGGAGCCGGCGAGCGGATCGACGACTTTCGTCACGCCGGTCTCGTGCTGGAGGATGAGCTGGGTGTTGCGGGCAATGCGAGACGAAAAATCCGTCGGCAGGGCGATCGCCTCGTCGAAGGAATTGGTGTGCAGCGACTGCGTACCGCCAAGCACGGCCGACATCGCCTCGAAGGCGGTGCGGATGATGTTGTTATAGGGGTCCTGCTCCTGCAAGGAGACGCCAGAGGTCTGGCAATGGGTTCTCAGCATGAGCGAGGACTGCTTCTTCGGCGAGAAGCCTTCCATGATGCGCGTCCACAGCAGGCGGGCGGCGCGCAGCTTGGCGGCCTCCATGAAGAAGTTCATGCCGATGGCGAAGAAGAAGGAGAGGCGGCCGGCGAAATCGTCGACGCTCAACCCCTTGGCGATGGCCGCACGGACATATTCGCGGCCGTCGGCCAGTGTGAAGGCGAGCTCCTGCACCAGCGTCGCGCCGGCTTCCTGCATGTGATAGCCGGAGATCGAGATCGAGTTGAACTTCGGCATTTCGCGCGCCGTGTGGTCGATGATGTCGGCGACGATCCGCATGGAGGGTTCGGGCGGATAGATATAGGTGTTGCGGACCATGAACTCCTTGAGGATGTCGTTCTGGATGGTGCCGGAAAGCTCGGCGCGCGGCACGCCCTGCTCCTCGCCGGCAACGATGAACGAGGCGAGGATCGGGATGACGGCGCCGTTCATGGTCATCGAGACGGAGATCTTTTCGAGCGGGATGCCGTCGAAGAGGATCTTCATGTCCTCGACCGAATCGATCGCCACGCCGGCCTTGCCGACATCGCCGACGACGCGTGGATGATCGCTGTCGTAGCCGCGATGGGTAGCAAGGTCGAAGGCGACGGAGACGCCCTGCTGGCCGCTGGCGAGCGCCTTGCGGTAGAAGGCATTCGAGGCCTCGGCGGTGGAGAAGCCGGCATATTGGCGGATGGTCCAGGGCCGGCCGGCATACATGGTGGCGCGCGGGCCGCGGGTAAACGGCGCAAAGCCGGGCAGCGAGCCGAGATGATCGGCGCCTTCGAGGTCGGCCTCGGTGTAGAGCGGCTTGACCGCGATGCCCTCGGGCGTCTGCCAGGTGAGTGTCTCGGGCGAGGATTTCACTTCGCGTTCGGCGAGGGTGGCCCAGTCGCTGAGGGTTTTCTTATCGGACATAGGAGTGCCTCCTTGCTTTGCTCGAACATCCACCCTCCCCTTGAGGGGGAGGGTTGGCGCGTAGTGCCGGGGTGGGGTGACTTTTCGCGCCAAACAAAGGGTCACCCCCACCCGCCGCTGTGCGGCGACCTCCCCCCTCAAGGGGGAGGTAAAAGTCTGCCGCAACGGCCTTCAGCCACGCACGCGAGTCTCGGCGTGGTTCTGCCTCGATGGAACTCGGACGGGGCGCTGAAAGCTGCCTCGAAAGAGTAGAATAGGTGACACCTTCCGGCGCCCCCTTCGGCGGTTTTTGCTCGCAAACTCGTTCCGCTACGGCCTTTCGGCCCTCTGTGCGATTGCACGCCCGCAGCAGCAGCATCGGCCCGCGGAGGGGAACCCTCTCGCGAACCCCGGCCTCGAGGACTTCCGTCCTTTCCTCGAAGCCGGCGCCGGCCCCGCTCGCTGCCACGGCCGGCAGTGTATCCGACGGTGGGACGCATCCAATGTGCCATCGCCGGTCCAGACGGGGAAAATCCGATGCGATAAATGTCATCAATGCTCCGCTCCCAACCGCCCCGTTCCATTGTGGACCTCTGTGCCCGCGAGACCCCCTCACTTGCAATTTCTAACACTTAGCTAAAGCTAAGATGTTGAAATTGCTATCTCTCCCACAAGGGGAGAGATAGGGCGCCGCGCTGCCGCATTCTACCTCTCCCTCTGTGGGAGAGGACATAAAATCAGCATCTTAGCGCCAGCTAAGTGCTAGATTTTATAGGTGAGGGGGCGTGTTCCTCCCCGGCGACGCGATAACCATCACTCGAACTCCATGATCAACTCGTCCACCGCCAGGCTCGTCCCGGCCGAAACGGCAATCCTCTTCACCACGCCGCGGCGTTCAGCACGCAAAGTGTTTTCCATCTTCATCGCCTCGACGGTGGCGAGCGCCTGGCCGGCTTCGACCATGTCGCCCGGGGAGACGGCAAGCGCGGTGACGACGCCCGGCATCGGGCAGAGCAGCATCTTCGAGGTGTCGGGCGGCAGCTTTTTCGGCATCAGCCGGGCGAGCTCGGCAACACGCGGGCTGCGAACATGGGCGCGCACGTCCATGCCGCGCCAGCGCAGCCGGATGGCGGTGCCGACGAGGTCGATCTTCACGCCCATGGCTGTGCCCTCGACATTGAAGGTGGCATGGCTGCGGCCGGGCATCCAGTCGCCCGCGACCGCGAAAGCCGCTCCATCGGCCATCTGCACATAGGCGCCGTCGGCCGTGGCGTTGAGCGTCACGGCATGTTCCTGGCCGCCGAAGCTGGCGACCCAGTCCTTGCCGATCACCCGGCGGTGATTGCCGATCGTGCCGGAGATCTGCGCCGCGCGGTTCTGCAGGGCGTGATGGATCAGCGTGGCGACCGCAGCCAGCTTGCGGGCCGATGCCGGATCGGGTTCGACGCCGTGGAAGCCGACCGGGAATTCCTCGGCGATGAAGGCGGTGGTGATTTTGCCGGAACGAAACCGGTCGTGCTGCATGACGGCCGAAAGGAACGGCAGGTTGTGGCCGATGCCCTCGACCTCGAAATCGTCGAGGGCGGCGCTCATCGCATCGATGGCCGTCAGGCGGTCCGGCGCCCAGGTGCAGAGCTTGGCGACCATCGGGTCGTAATACATCGAGATCTCGCCGCCTTCGAAGACGCCGGTATCGTTGCGAATGACAATGCCATCCGGCCGCACACCTTCCTGCGGCGGCCGGTAGCGCGACAGGCGACCGATCGAGGGCAGGAAGTTGCGGTAGGGGTCCTCGGCATAGAGCCGGCTTTCGATCGCCCAGCCGTTGAGCCGGACGTCCTTCTGCGAGAAGGCGAGCTTTTCGCCGGCGGCGACCCGGATCATCTGCTCGACCAGGTCGATGCCGGTGATCAGCTCCGTCACCGGATGCTCGACCTGCAGGCGGGTGTTCATTTCGAGGAAATAGAAATTCCGCTCGCCATCGACGATGAACTCGACGGTGCCCGCTGAATGGTAACCAACGGCTTTCGCAAGGGCGACGGCCTGTTCGCCCATGGCGCGGCGGGTCTTCTCATCGAGAAAAGGCGACGGCGCTTCCTCGATGACTTTCTGGTTTCGCCGCTGGATCGAGCATTCGCGCTCGCCGAGATAAAGCACGGTACCGTGTTTGTCGCCCAGCACCTGGATTTCGATGTGGCGCGGCTGCGTCACGAATTTCTCGATGAAGATGCGGTCGTCGCCGAAGGACGACTTCGCCTCGTTCTTCGAGGCCTGGAAGCCGTCGCGGGCTTCCGCGTCGTTCCAGGCGATGCGCATGCCCTTGCCGCCGCCGCCGGCCGATGCCTTGATCATCACCGGATAGCCGATGTCGCCGGCGATCTTCACCGCCTCGTCGGCATCCTCGATCAGGCCCATATGGCCGGGCACGGTGGAAACGCCGGCCTCGGCCGCCAGCTTCTTCGAGGTGATCTTGTCGCCCATCGCTGAAATAGCGCCGACCGGCGGGCCGATGAAGGCAACGCCCGCTTTCTCCAGCGCCTCGGCAAAGGCGGCATTCTCCGACAGGAAGCCGTAGCCCGGATGCACGGCATCGGCGCCGGTCTTCCTGATCGCCTCGAGGATCCTGTTGATGACGATGTAGGACTGGCTGGACGGCGCCGGACCAATATGCACGGCCTCGGCGGCCATCTTCACATGCAGCGCATCCGCATCCGCGTCGGAATAGACGGCGACAGTGGCGATGCCGAGTTTCTTTGCTGATTTGATGACCCGGCAGGCGATCTCGCCGCGGTTGGCGATCAGGATTTTGGAGATCATGGCTTCAGACTTCCATCACGTCTTCAAAGGCTTCCGGGAAACTTCTGCGCGCAACCCGTTCATCGATCCGCAGCAACGCTTCATAGGACGTTGGATCGAAGGGCTCCTCCGCCGCCACGACCTCGCGGCCAAACAAAAGGTTGAGCCTTCCGGCATCGAGATTGCCCCGTTCGAACGGTTCGGCCCCGAAATGGTGCCAGAGCGCATGCAGGAAGGCTGCATCCACCCTGTGTTCGAGCGTGTTCGGGCGAGCGAGGCGCTGCAACGCCTTGAGCGGCGTTACCCCCTTCTCGTTCGCCCGCCGGATGGTGAAATGATGGCCGTGGCCCGGCATGCCGGAGGGAAAGCCTCGATGCTTCGTCATGTCGGGCCGATTGGGCATCTTGGTCTCCTTCAGGCCCTGGCTGCCTGGTTCTGGCCGATCTTGTCCTGCGTCTTCGTATCGAAGTCGGAGGCGTCGTGGCGCTCGTGCAGCTGCTCGAATGGTTCGCCAGACAGGCGGTTGACCATGCGGCCGCGCTTCACGGCGGGACGATTCGCGATTTCAGCGGTCCAGCGCTGGACGTGTCTGTAGCTCTGAACGTCGAGGAAAGTGCCGGAATCGCCATACTGCTTGCCCAGCGCCAGGTTGCCGTACCAGGGCCAGATGGCGATGTCGGCAATGGAGTATTCCGACCCGGCCATGTAGCGATTGTCGGCGAGGTGCCGGTCGAGCACGTCGAGCTGGCGCTTCACTTCCATGGCAAAGCGATCGATCGCATATTGGATTTGCATCGGCGCATAGGCATAGAAATGACCGAAGCCGCCGCCGAGATAGGGCGCCGATCCCATCTGCCAGAACAGCCAGTTCATCGCTTCGGTGCGCGCCTTGTGATCCCCAGGCAGGAAGGCGTCAAACTTGTTGGCCAGATAAAGCAGGATCGAGCCGCTTTCGAAGACGCGGGTCGGTTCCGGCGTGGAATGGTCCATCAGGGCCGGGATCTTTGAGTTCGGGTTGACGTCGACGAAGCCGGAGCCGAACTGGTCGCCATCGCCGATCTTGATCAGCCAGGCGTCGTATTCCGCGCCCTTGTGGCCTAGAGCCAACAGCTCCTCCAGCATGATGGTGACCTTCACGCCGTTCGGCGTCCCCAGAGAATAGAGCTGCAACGGATGCGTGCCGACCGGCAGTTCCTTGTCATGCGTCGGGCCGGCGATGGGGCGGTTGATATTGGCGAACGCGCCGCCATTGGCTTTCTCCCATGTCCAGACCTTGGGGACTTCGTAGCCGGCGGGAAAGTTATCGGCAGGGGATTTTTCGGTCATGAAACTGTCCTTGTTATTGACATGCGCGCTCCAAGGGTGAGCGCGTGTCAAGCATATGGGTAGCCGGCGGCCGCATTGAAGCCCATCACAACGGGATCGTATCGTGCTTGCGCCACAGCTGCTCCTTGCGCTTGTTCCGCAGCGAAGCGAAGGCGCGGGCGATGCGGCGGCGCGACGAGTGCGGCATGATCACCTCGTCGATGAAGCCGCGTTCGGCGGCGACGAAGGGGTTGGCGAAGCGGGTCTCGTATTCCGCGGTGCGGGCGGCGATCTTTTCCGGGTCGTCGAGTTCGGAGCGGTAGAGGATCTCGGTGGCGCCCTTGGCGCCCATCACGGCGATCTCTGCGGTTGGCCAGGCATAGTTGACGTCGGCGCCGATGTGCTTGGAGGCCATGACGTCATAGGCGCCGCCATAGGCCTTGCGGGTGATCAGCGTCACCATCGGCACGGTCGCCTGGCTATAGGCGAAGAGCAGCTTGGCGCCGTGCTTGATGACGCCGCCATATTCCTGCGCGACGCCGGGCAGGAAGCCGGGAACGTCGACCAGGGTCAAAAGCGGGATCGAGAAGGCGTCGCAGAAGCGGACGAAACGGGCGGCCTTGCGCGAACTGTCGATGTCGAGGCAGCCGGCCAGCACCATCGGCTGGTTGGCGACGACGCCGACCGTTTCGCCTTCCAGCCGGATGAACCCGGTGATGATGTTTTTCGCGAAATTCTCCTGCAGTTCGAAGAAATCGCCTTCATCGGCGATGGCATGGATGAGCTCCTTCATGTCGTAGGGCTTGGCTGATGAGTCGGGGATCAGCGTGTCGAGCCGCATCTCGATGCGGGCCGGATCGTCGTGGAACGGGCGCACCGGCGGCTTCTCGCGGTTGTTGAGCGGCAGGAAATCGAACAGCAACCTCACCTGCTCGAGCGTCTCGATGTCGTTCTCATAGGCCGCATCGGCGACCGACGACTTCCTGGTATGGGTGCCGGCGCCGCCCAGTTCTTCCGCCGTGACGATCTCGTTGGTGACGGTCTTCACCACGTCGGGGCCGGTGACGAACATGTAGGAGGAGTCGCGCACCATGAAGATGAAGTCGGTCATCGCAGGCGAATAGACGGCGCCGCCGGCGCAAGGCCCCATGATGACGGAGATCTGCGGGATGACACCGGAGGCCTCGGCATTGCGGCGGAAGACCTCGGCATAGCCGGCAAGCGAAGCGACACCTTCCTGGATACGGGCGCCGCCCGAATCGTTGAGGCCGATGACCGGCGCCCCGTTGCGCACGGCCATGTCCATGATCTTGCAGATTTTTTGCGCGTGGGTTTCCGACAGCGAGCCGCCGAGCACGGTGAAATCCTGCGAGAAGACGTAAACCTGGCGGCCGTTGATCGTGCCCCAGCCGGTGACGACGCCGTCGCCTGCAACCTTTTGGCTTTCCATACCGAAATCGACGGCGCGGTGGGTGACGTACATGTCGTATTCTTCGAAGGAGCCTTCGTCGAGCAGCACCTCGATGCGCTCGCGCGCCGTGAGCTTGCCCTTGGCATGCTGGGCGTCGATACGCTTCTGTCCTCCGCCGAGCCGTGCCTCGGCGCGGCGTGATTCCACTTCCGCAAGAATGGCGCGCATCGCGTGTTCCCCCTCGTGCCCAGCTTCTCCGGCTGCCCTGTTCGAGGCTATTGTGACCGGATTTCTCCCTCTCGCAATAGCCGGCAAAGCATCGAAAAAAAACCTTTGATCATGTGCAAATGCAGAATATACAAATTTGCAAATTGTAAATTGCGAATTTGCGAAAATGGCGATCGGAAAACTTTTCATCGGCCGGAAGGT
This genomic window contains:
- a CDS encoding acetyl/propionyl/methylcrotonyl-CoA carboxylase subunit alpha, giving the protein MISKILIANRGEIACRVIKSAKKLGIATVAVYSDADADALHVKMAAEAVHIGPAPSSQSYIVINRILEAIRKTGADAVHPGYGFLSENAAFAEALEKAGVAFIGPPVGAISAMGDKITSKKLAAEAGVSTVPGHMGLIEDADEAVKIAGDIGYPVMIKASAGGGGKGMRIAWNDAEARDGFQASKNEAKSSFGDDRIFIEKFVTQPRHIEIQVLGDKHGTVLYLGERECSIQRRNQKVIEEAPSPFLDEKTRRAMGEQAVALAKAVGYHSAGTVEFIVDGERNFYFLEMNTRLQVEHPVTELITGIDLVEQMIRVAAGEKLAFSQKDVRLNGWAIESRLYAEDPYRNFLPSIGRLSRYRPPQEGVRPDGIVIRNDTGVFEGGEISMYYDPMVAKLCTWAPDRLTAIDAMSAALDDFEVEGIGHNLPFLSAVMQHDRFRSGKITTAFIAEEFPVGFHGVEPDPASARKLAAVATLIHHALQNRAAQISGTIGNHRRVIGKDWVASFGGQEHAVTLNATADGAYVQMADGAAFAVAGDWMPGRSHATFNVEGTAMGVKIDLVGTAIRLRWRGMDVRAHVRSPRVAELARLMPKKLPPDTSKMLLCPMPGVVTALAVSPGDMVEAGQALATVEAMKMENTLRAERRGVVKRIAVSAGTSLAVDELIMEFE
- the yghU gene encoding glutathione-dependent disulfide-bond oxidoreductase yields the protein MTEKSPADNFPAGYEVPKVWTWEKANGGAFANINRPIAGPTHDKELPVGTHPLQLYSLGTPNGVKVTIMLEELLALGHKGAEYDAWLIKIGDGDQFGSGFVDVNPNSKIPALMDHSTPEPTRVFESGSILLYLANKFDAFLPGDHKARTEAMNWLFWQMGSAPYLGGGFGHFYAYAPMQIQYAIDRFAMEVKRQLDVLDRHLADNRYMAGSEYSIADIAIWPWYGNLALGKQYGDSGTFLDVQSYRHVQRWTAEIANRPAVKRGRMVNRLSGEPFEQLHERHDASDFDTKTQDKIGQNQAARA
- a CDS encoding acyl-CoA carboxylase subunit beta, translated to MRAILAEVESRRAEARLGGGQKRIDAQHAKGKLTARERIEVLLDEGSFEEYDMYVTHRAVDFGMESQKVAGDGVVTGWGTINGRQVYVFSQDFTVLGGSLSETHAQKICKIMDMAVRNGAPVIGLNDSGGARIQEGVASLAGYAEVFRRNAEASGVIPQISVIMGPCAGGAVYSPAMTDFIFMVRDSSYMFVTGPDVVKTVTNEIVTAEELGGAGTHTRKSSVADAAYENDIETLEQVRLLFDFLPLNNREKPPVRPFHDDPARIEMRLDTLIPDSSAKPYDMKELIHAIADEGDFFELQENFAKNIITGFIRLEGETVGVVANQPMVLAGCLDIDSSRKAARFVRFCDAFSIPLLTLVDVPGFLPGVAQEYGGVIKHGAKLLFAYSQATVPMVTLITRKAYGGAYDVMASKHIGADVNYAWPTAEIAVMGAKGATEILYRSELDDPEKIAARTAEYETRFANPFVAAERGFIDEVIMPHSSRRRIARAFASLRNKRKEQLWRKHDTIPL
- the scpA gene encoding methylmalonyl-CoA mutase encodes the protein MSDKKTLSDWATLAEREVKSSPETLTWQTPEGIAVKPLYTEADLEGADHLGSLPGFAPFTRGPRATMYAGRPWTIRQYAGFSTAEASNAFYRKALASGQQGVSVAFDLATHRGYDSDHPRVVGDVGKAGVAIDSVEDMKILFDGIPLEKISVSMTMNGAVIPILASFIVAGEEQGVPRAELSGTIQNDILKEFMVRNTYIYPPEPSMRIVADIIDHTAREMPKFNSISISGYHMQEAGATLVQELAFTLADGREYVRAAIAKGLSVDDFAGRLSFFFAIGMNFFMEAAKLRAARLLWTRIMEGFSPKKQSSLMLRTHCQTSGVSLQEQDPYNNIIRTAFEAMSAVLGGTQSLHTNSFDEAIALPTDFSSRIARNTQLILQHETGVTKVVDPLAGSYYVESLTAELAEKAWALMEEVEALGGMTKAVAGGLPKRLIEQAATRRQAAVDKGEEVIVGVNKYRLETEDDHDILDIDNAAVRAAQMKRIEETKRRRDTAQVTAALKTLTDVARSGEGNILEAAVTAARARATVGEISDAMRAVFGDHSAVPEVVSDIYGDAYKDEPELATLAARLSAVSQSIGRKPKIMVAKLGQDGHDRGAKIIASAFGDIGFDVLAGPLFQTPEEAADMALAANVHVVGVSSLAAGHKTLLPQLVETLRTKGRGDVIVVCGGVVPRQDYQFLMDHGVAAVFGPGTNVMEAGRAVLDLLEGRLRNA